In Penaeus monodon isolate SGIC_2016 chromosome 26, NSTDA_Pmon_1, whole genome shotgun sequence, the following are encoded in one genomic region:
- the LOC119590120 gene encoding uncharacterized protein LOC119590120 isoform X1 yields the protein MKVSASGYERPVLMVSGVSVVLANNLRKERSVSVGYSSLSHLCEAQPDRFLCINCKTLVVCVKGQAFVRHCIEDHYCTDKSEFGGGVCYPNEPTECTCERPYIFRVDHYDPQRFFSCSDVGSKPESYKCPDGMVFDENLTQCRNEAGLPPCTKPGTFVNPGNCSEYYSCIALRHGWLQKSFLCNGNAFFNERKQICEDPCKYKFKCDSEGRFPDPVNKHRYFECFLESGQLKQIRYQCPEGYTWYSVSTGVGKCVESYGISHDNHNFDHCSLPQDWCPSNEIGPTVRGKAKDFRPEYEGDNVKSESASQDLNIIWVSKSKK from the exons ATGAAAGTTTCTGCATCTGGATATGAACGTCCTGTCTTG ATGGTCTCAGGAGTCTCCGTTGTCTTGGCAAACAA tTTGCGAAAGGAACGTAGTGTTTCTGTGGGTTactcttctctctcgcatctgTGTGAAGCTCAACCTGACCGTTTCCTCTGCATTAATTGCAAGACTTTGGTCGTGTGTGTAAAAGGACAAGCCTTCGTTCGTCACTGCATCGAGGATCATTACTGCACAGACAAAAGTGAATTTGGAGGTGGTGTGTGCTATCCTAATGAACCAACAGAGTGCACTTGTGAGAGGCCATATATATTTCGCGTGGACCACTATGACCCACAGAGGTTTTTCTCCTGCAGTGATGTAGGATCCAAACCAGAAAGTTACAAGTGTCCAGATGGTATGGTGTTTGACGAAAACCTTACACAGTGTCGTAATGAAGCTGGTCTACCACCTTGTACCAAGCCTGGGACCTTTGTTAATCCAGGAAATTGTAGTGAATATTACTCGTGTATTGCCCTGAGACATGGATGGCTGCAAAAGTCCTTCTTGTGTAACGGTAATGCCTTTTTCAACGAGAGAAAGCAAATTTGTGAAGATCCTTGCAAGTACAAGTTCAAGTGCGACAGTGAAGGACGCTTCCCTGACCCAGTGAATAAGCATAGATACTTTGAATGTTTCCTAGAATCTGGTCAGCTGAAACAGATAAGGTATCAATGTCCTGAGGGGTATACATGGTATAGTGTATCGACAGGAGTTGGCAAGTGTGTGGAGAGCTATGGAATCAGCCATGATAATCATAACTTTGATCACTGCTCCTTGCCACAGGACTGGTGTCCCAGTAATG AAATTGGACCCACAGTTCGTGGGAAAGCCAAGGACTTTAGACCCGAGTATGAAGGAGATAATGTCAAGAGTGAGAGCGCTTCACAAGACCTAAATATCATTTGGGTCAGCAAGTCAAAGAAGTGA
- the LOC119590120 gene encoding uncharacterized protein LOC119590120 isoform X2: MSVMELYDLLLMVSGVSVVLANNLRKERSVSVGYSSLSHLCEAQPDRFLCINCKTLVVCVKGQAFVRHCIEDHYCTDKSEFGGGVCYPNEPTECTCERPYIFRVDHYDPQRFFSCSDVGSKPESYKCPDGMVFDENLTQCRNEAGLPPCTKPGTFVNPGNCSEYYSCIALRHGWLQKSFLCNGNAFFNERKQICEDPCKYKFKCDSEGRFPDPVNKHRYFECFLESGQLKQIRYQCPEGYTWYSVSTGVGKCVESYGISHDNHNFDHCSLPQDWCPSNEIGPTVRGKAKDFRPEYEGDNVKSESASQDLNIIWVSKSKK; encoded by the exons ATGGTCTCAGGAGTCTCCGTTGTCTTGGCAAACAA tTTGCGAAAGGAACGTAGTGTTTCTGTGGGTTactcttctctctcgcatctgTGTGAAGCTCAACCTGACCGTTTCCTCTGCATTAATTGCAAGACTTTGGTCGTGTGTGTAAAAGGACAAGCCTTCGTTCGTCACTGCATCGAGGATCATTACTGCACAGACAAAAGTGAATTTGGAGGTGGTGTGTGCTATCCTAATGAACCAACAGAGTGCACTTGTGAGAGGCCATATATATTTCGCGTGGACCACTATGACCCACAGAGGTTTTTCTCCTGCAGTGATGTAGGATCCAAACCAGAAAGTTACAAGTGTCCAGATGGTATGGTGTTTGACGAAAACCTTACACAGTGTCGTAATGAAGCTGGTCTACCACCTTGTACCAAGCCTGGGACCTTTGTTAATCCAGGAAATTGTAGTGAATATTACTCGTGTATTGCCCTGAGACATGGATGGCTGCAAAAGTCCTTCTTGTGTAACGGTAATGCCTTTTTCAACGAGAGAAAGCAAATTTGTGAAGATCCTTGCAAGTACAAGTTCAAGTGCGACAGTGAAGGACGCTTCCCTGACCCAGTGAATAAGCATAGATACTTTGAATGTTTCCTAGAATCTGGTCAGCTGAAACAGATAAGGTATCAATGTCCTGAGGGGTATACATGGTATAGTGTATCGACAGGAGTTGGCAAGTGTGTGGAGAGCTATGGAATCAGCCATGATAATCATAACTTTGATCACTGCTCCTTGCCACAGGACTGGTGTCCCAGTAATG AAATTGGACCCACAGTTCGTGGGAAAGCCAAGGACTTTAGACCCGAGTATGAAGGAGATAATGTCAAGAGTGAGAGCGCTTCACAAGACCTAAATATCATTTGGGTCAGCAAGTCAAAGAAGTGA
- the LOC119590120 gene encoding uncharacterized protein LOC119590120 isoform X4, whose amino-acid sequence MVSGVSVVLANNLRKERSVSVGYSSLSHLCEAQPDRFLCINCKTLVVCVKGQAFVRHCIEDHYCTDKSEFGGGVCYPNEPTECTCERPYIFRVDHYDPQRFFSCSDVGSKPESYKCPDGMVFDENLTQCRNEAGLPPCTKPGTFVNPGNCSEYYSCIALRHGWLQKSFLCNGNAFFNERKQICEDPCKYKFKCDSEGRFPDPVNKHRYFECFLESGQLKQIRYQCPEGYTWYSVSTGVGKCVESYGISHDNHNFDHCSLPQDWCPSNEIGPTVRGKAKDFRPEYEGDNVKSESASQDLNIIWVSKSKK is encoded by the exons ATGGTCTCAGGAGTCTCCGTTGTCTTGGCAAACAA tTTGCGAAAGGAACGTAGTGTTTCTGTGGGTTactcttctctctcgcatctgTGTGAAGCTCAACCTGACCGTTTCCTCTGCATTAATTGCAAGACTTTGGTCGTGTGTGTAAAAGGACAAGCCTTCGTTCGTCACTGCATCGAGGATCATTACTGCACAGACAAAAGTGAATTTGGAGGTGGTGTGTGCTATCCTAATGAACCAACAGAGTGCACTTGTGAGAGGCCATATATATTTCGCGTGGACCACTATGACCCACAGAGGTTTTTCTCCTGCAGTGATGTAGGATCCAAACCAGAAAGTTACAAGTGTCCAGATGGTATGGTGTTTGACGAAAACCTTACACAGTGTCGTAATGAAGCTGGTCTACCACCTTGTACCAAGCCTGGGACCTTTGTTAATCCAGGAAATTGTAGTGAATATTACTCGTGTATTGCCCTGAGACATGGATGGCTGCAAAAGTCCTTCTTGTGTAACGGTAATGCCTTTTTCAACGAGAGAAAGCAAATTTGTGAAGATCCTTGCAAGTACAAGTTCAAGTGCGACAGTGAAGGACGCTTCCCTGACCCAGTGAATAAGCATAGATACTTTGAATGTTTCCTAGAATCTGGTCAGCTGAAACAGATAAGGTATCAATGTCCTGAGGGGTATACATGGTATAGTGTATCGACAGGAGTTGGCAAGTGTGTGGAGAGCTATGGAATCAGCCATGATAATCATAACTTTGATCACTGCTCCTTGCCACAGGACTGGTGTCCCAGTAATG AAATTGGACCCACAGTTCGTGGGAAAGCCAAGGACTTTAGACCCGAGTATGAAGGAGATAATGTCAAGAGTGAGAGCGCTTCACAAGACCTAAATATCATTTGGGTCAGCAAGTCAAAGAAGTGA
- the LOC119590120 gene encoding uncharacterized protein LOC119590120 isoform X3: MISCYLRKERSVSVGYSSLSHLCEAQPDRFLCINCKTLVVCVKGQAFVRHCIEDHYCTDKSEFGGGVCYPNEPTECTCERPYIFRVDHYDPQRFFSCSDVGSKPESYKCPDGMVFDENLTQCRNEAGLPPCTKPGTFVNPGNCSEYYSCIALRHGWLQKSFLCNGNAFFNERKQICEDPCKYKFKCDSEGRFPDPVNKHRYFECFLESGQLKQIRYQCPEGYTWYSVSTGVGKCVESYGISHDNHNFDHCSLPQDWCPSNEIGPTVRGKAKDFRPEYEGDNVKSESASQDLNIIWVSKSKK, encoded by the exons tTTGCGAAAGGAACGTAGTGTTTCTGTGGGTTactcttctctctcgcatctgTGTGAAGCTCAACCTGACCGTTTCCTCTGCATTAATTGCAAGACTTTGGTCGTGTGTGTAAAAGGACAAGCCTTCGTTCGTCACTGCATCGAGGATCATTACTGCACAGACAAAAGTGAATTTGGAGGTGGTGTGTGCTATCCTAATGAACCAACAGAGTGCACTTGTGAGAGGCCATATATATTTCGCGTGGACCACTATGACCCACAGAGGTTTTTCTCCTGCAGTGATGTAGGATCCAAACCAGAAAGTTACAAGTGTCCAGATGGTATGGTGTTTGACGAAAACCTTACACAGTGTCGTAATGAAGCTGGTCTACCACCTTGTACCAAGCCTGGGACCTTTGTTAATCCAGGAAATTGTAGTGAATATTACTCGTGTATTGCCCTGAGACATGGATGGCTGCAAAAGTCCTTCTTGTGTAACGGTAATGCCTTTTTCAACGAGAGAAAGCAAATTTGTGAAGATCCTTGCAAGTACAAGTTCAAGTGCGACAGTGAAGGACGCTTCCCTGACCCAGTGAATAAGCATAGATACTTTGAATGTTTCCTAGAATCTGGTCAGCTGAAACAGATAAGGTATCAATGTCCTGAGGGGTATACATGGTATAGTGTATCGACAGGAGTTGGCAAGTGTGTGGAGAGCTATGGAATCAGCCATGATAATCATAACTTTGATCACTGCTCCTTGCCACAGGACTGGTGTCCCAGTAATG AAATTGGACCCACAGTTCGTGGGAAAGCCAAGGACTTTAGACCCGAGTATGAAGGAGATAATGTCAAGAGTGAGAGCGCTTCACAAGACCTAAATATCATTTGGGTCAGCAAGTCAAAGAAGTGA